Proteins encoded by one window of Rutidosis leptorrhynchoides isolate AG116_Rl617_1_P2 chromosome 7, CSIRO_AGI_Rlap_v1, whole genome shotgun sequence:
- the LOC139859763 gene encoding uncharacterized protein — translation MGAAKLLREKRPTIFWTSCGTHTINLMLEGIGKEQRYKSILDKARKITVFIYSHHRTLALMRQYTKKRDIVRPGVTRFVSSFLTLQSLLDKKGKLRQMFASNEWEACKSSKTKVGDDVYKLVNDNKFWAGVTSCLSVFAPLVKILRLVDAD, via the exons ATGGGAGCGGCAAAGTTGTTGAGGGAGAAACGACCTACAATATTTTGGACATCGTGTGGGACGCACACTATTAATCTTATGCTTGAAG GTATTGGTAAGGAACAAAGGTATAAGTCTATACTTGATAAAGCAAGGAAAATAACAGTGTTCATTTACTCCCATCATAGAACGTTAGCTTTGATGCGGCAATACACGAAGAAAAGAGATATTGTAAGACCGGGAGTTACAAGGTTTGTTTCCTCTTTTCTTACTTTACAAAGTTTACTTGATAAGAAAGGGAAATTAAGACAAATGTTTGCGAGTAACGAATGGGAAGCATGTAAGTCATCAAAGACGAAGGTGGGGGATGATGTTTATAAGTTGGTGAATGACAACAAATTTTGGGCCGGCGTGACAAGCTGCCTAAGTGTGTTTGCACCTTTAGTCAAAATTTTACGATTGGTAGATGCGGATTAG